The sequence gggtttttggtgtgttaaaatgacattttttttagagagctgatgagaatgctctaatagTTGTAGAAAAAAGTGTCATAAATCTTGTAATTCAACTAACATTTTCTAACGATTTGAACCGTTCAGTTAAAATCCCTGGCTCCCGactcttatattaaaaaaaaaaaaaactatattctacacttttttatttatttatttttttatagtaacTACAATCACACAtcctttttttgataaggtACAATCACACATCCTTGATCCTTAATAAAAACACGATTTTAATATACTTCGGTTGTTGGCACTTGGTGCTATAAAACACAAACTTCCACCCGCCACAATTTTTTCTCTCGCACGCACAAACTGTCTTTCTCAGACCATTCCTCACCCGCAACCATGGGTGGTGTTGTAGACCTATTCGCCGGTGAGATCACGACGGAGTTACTGAAAATGCTGTTCAGCATAGCACGCAAGTCATGTCTCTGCAAGTCAAGTGCCGAGCAACTAAGCTCCACACTCGAGCAACTCAGGCCCATGGTCTACGAAATCAAGATGGCTGGAGTCGAGCTCACACCTTCTCGACAAACCCAACTCAACAGCCTCTACAAGACTCTCGAAGAAGGCATCGATGTCACCCACAAGATCCTCGCTTCGCCTCGCTGGAACGTCTACAGGAACTTGCAACTTTCAAGAAAAATGGATCAGATTGATAAGAAAGTTTCGAGTTTCTTGAAAATCATGGTTCCGATGCACGTGCTCGCTGATGTGCACCACTTGAGAGCCGATACGGCTGAGAGGTTCGACAAACTTGAAGGGTCTGCTCGGCGGCTCGAGCAGAGGCTTGGAGCTATGAGAATGGGAGGTGGTGGTGCTGGAGGGTGGGTGATAGAGGAGGCTATGAAGAGAGTCGAGGAAGAGGAGGAGAGGTGGGGTGCTGAGAGTGGTTTTGTGAGTTTTGGTGTTGGGTTAGAGTTGGGAAAGAGGAGAGTGAAGGAGATGGTGTTGGCTGAGAGAGATGAGTTTCGGGTTGTTTCTATTTGTGGGATTGGTGGGTCTGGGAAAACCACCTTGGCTAGAGAGTTTTGCAAAGATGATCTTGTTCGAAGTGAGTATTGTAAATCTTAAAAGAATAAGACtttatcattgttatttttggttcttaattgttttataattttggtaTCTGGGTTTTGATCTGTTTGcttaaaagtttcaatttttagttttccaGCAAATTGAGCCAAATACCACTTTTGTATCTGATTTAGATAAATGTTTCGTTTCAAGTTACAACCTTTTGAGATGAGCGCAGATTTTATAACTTAAGCATACATGTAGCCGCTCCTAACTAGTCTGTTGAGAATTCGTAACCGATCATAAAATTTTGGGAATAAGGCTTTGATGGTTGTTGTGTACTCCTCATGGTTAATGAGTATTGTATTATAGCGGATATTGGAAGAAGTATTTTCTAGTTTGGAAAATAAGATTGTCTTAGGAAAGTACTATGTAAGGTTGTTTATTATGTTTAATATGCTCAAAATTGTACAACCAGCGTGAAGGTTTGGTTCCAATGGACTCTTTTTATCACTTTGTGCAGGTTACTTCTGTGACAGGATTTTGTTCCTGACAGTATCACAGTCTCCAAATGTGGATCAGTTGAGAGCTAAGATTTGGGGATACATTATGGGGAATGAGAATTTGGACTGGAATTATATGATTCCACAATATAATCTCCAGTATGAGGGGAGAATTGGTACCCGACCCCTGGTGGTATTGGATGACGTGTGGTCACTTGCAGTGCTCGAAAAGCTTATATTTCCAGGCTGCAAAATCCTTGTTGTTTCTCGGTTCAAATTTCCTTCTGTTACCAAGGCTACTTATGAAGTAGAATTATTGACGGAGAATGAAGCACTGTCTTTGTTCTGCCACTCTGCTTTTGGAGAAAAGTCCATGCCTCTTGGTTCTGATGAGAATCTTGTCAAGCAGGTAGTATTATTTAACCTCTGTGCTTGTGTACCAAATGGGGTTGTGTAATTTTTCAGAATTGTAATTGGTTACTTGTTTCTTGCTGATGCGCATTAAATTTGCATTCAATAGGTTGTGAGTGAGTGCAAGGGGCTTCCTTTGGCACTTAAAGTGATAGGAGCTTCGTTAAGGGATCAATCTGAAATGTTTTGGTTAGGTGCAAAGAGCAGGTTGTCTCGAGGTGAGCCTGTATCTGAGCCCCATGAAAATAAGCTGCTTGAAAGAATGGCAGTAAGTGTTAAATTCTTGAGCAAGAAGGTCAGGGAATGTTTCTTGGATTTGGGGGCCTTCCCCGAAGACAGGAAGATTCCTCTTGAGATCCTTATCAATATGTGGGTTGAGCTACACGATATCGATGGAGAAGATGCTTTTGCGATTCTCGTTGAACTTTCAGAGAAGAATCTCCTCACCCTGGTGAAAGAAGAGAGGTATGTAGGTTTGGGCTTACTTTAGTTGTCATGAACATAGGTTGCTCTTGTTTTAGCAGTGATATGCATTCTAAATCTTTTACTGTATTATTAATCTGGCAGAACTGGAGACATGTATAGCAGTTGCTTTGAGATCTTTGTCACTCAACATGATGTGTTGAGAGACCTTGCTCTTCATTTAAGCAATCAGGGACTCATAAATGAACGCCCACGATTGCTTATgccaagaagagagaaagaacttCCAAAAGAGTGGGGCAGGAATTCAGATCAGCCATTTAATGCCCAGATCGTTTCAATTCATACAGGTATTATCATCACTCCTTCTAAATTGCCTTTCTTTCTAGCGAAAAAAATTAGACTTGTTGGTAGCTTATCCAAACAGGAATTAGAGTATAATAGGAGCATGCATctcaattttgttgttttgttataGTCTTTTTTGTGCTCACTCTCAATATGATTTCATAATATAGGGGAAATGAATGAGATGGACTGGTTCCGATTGGATTTTCCAAAGGCTGAAGTGCTCATCCTGAACTTTTCCTCAACCGAGTACTTCTTGCCTCACTTCATTGATAACATGCCAAGGCTGAGGGCACTAATAGTTATCAATCATGGTTCATCCAGTGCAGTCCTTAAGAACCATTCTATTTTTACCAATTTGCCCAACTTGAGGAGCCTCTGGCTTGAGAAAGTTACCATCCCTCCTATATCTAAGGCTTCCATCCTGAAAAAGTTGAGCAAAATTTCCCTTGTTCTATGCAAGGTAAAAAACATCCTCGGTCAGTCAGTAGAGCTACCCCAGCTCTTCCCTTGCCTCTCAGAACTCACAATTGATCACTGTGACGATTTATTTGAGTTGCCTTCTACCATCTGTGGGATGTACTCACTCAAGAGTCTAAGTATCACCAATTGCCATAGCTTATACCAGCTGCCTGCTGACTTGGGCAAACTGAAAAGCCTACAAACCTTGAGGTTATATGCTTGCCCAACTTTGAAGATGCTTTCTCCTGGAATATGTGAGCTAGTTCGGTTGAAATATCTTGACATTGCTCAATGTGTTAATTTGGCATGTCTTCCTGAAAGCCTAGGTAAATTAGAGAGTTTGGAGAAGATTGATATGAGTGAATGTTCACAGATAAGGAATCTTCCAAGGTCTGCTTCTTCATTACAGTCATTGCGTCGTGTAGTTTGCGATGAAGAGGTTTCTTGGCTGTGGAGAGATATGGAGAAGGCCATGCCAGATCTTCATATTAAGGTTACTGAGAAATGCTTTGATATGGACTGGATAAATGAATGAACATagtgtatgttttttttttttttttaatcaacaaggtttttgggggggggggttcttCCTAAAAGGGAGACTAAGTTGCCAAGTTGCAAGGCTCTTGGCACGTGTGACTATTAGTATTCGTATTTTTTGATGTACatgatttttggaaataatGTGAAAAGATGTAAATGAATTAGTGGTAGattatctctctcttcttggCTTATAGCCTCTGCAATGAGACACAAATGTGTTTGGTAGCAAGCCACTACTCAGTCATTGATTGGATGAGCCCTTTGAACAGCTGAACTAGGGGATAAGGGTGTAGAATTCTCTCTATATCATTACCCATCCAACTgaccaaaaactcaaaacttttaTCTCAATgaaacaccaaaacaaaaagtCTCTGGCTTAATGCCGTGGAAAACAAATCAACGGGGCCATATGTCATAAGTAGTTTATAGACCCCATCAATTGCTGTGGAAGTCTTCTCTTTTTGGCATAAAACCGTGTAGTAGTTGGGTATCTCATTTTTACTGCCTATTAAGTACCAACCAAGGCAACAATTACATGAAGCATAGCCTCTATGATTTTAGTCTCAAAATGCCAAATTTTGTACACCCTGTTTCTTTTTTCCCAAAGAAacacattctttttatttttattttttttttttatacaggggagaagaaaaaaatgcacatacatacattcataaaaaaatcaggggttgtttggtaatgttgtttaaacaatagttttcaatatttaaataccacaccatgtattttcacaatactttttaacCCTaatgtattttcacaacacttaaataacattattaaaaatCTTTATCAAATGGGTCCCAAATTATCACCTATAACATCTTAATTTAAACGTGATTAATGTTGATTATGAAAAATGATTgcattattgaaaaaaaaaaaaattaactcttTGGTAAACATTGCTCTTGTCAATGTGGGGTCCAATGCATTATCAGGTTCGTGCACCCAAAGTTTTTTGTGCCCTTTAGGCCTTTTCTTATATGGCATGCGTAGAATGTGGATTTTCTGGTCTGATTAGGACAGTGTAATATTTGCGTTTATATTAGCAATAACGCGGAAAGAGCGACGAGAAAAAGAAGCGTGTGGGACCTACATAGCAAAATCAAAAACCGAATGTTATTGgagattattattatattgtgGGACCCTTCATGAGATTCGTAATCGTATCATGCGTCATCAAAAGAGTGAAGTTTAGTCGAGCATAGAGGAGAGAACCAAGAAGCTGCTTTAGTCAGTTTCTCACTTTCTTAACCTTGTTGATAACTTCTAGTCCTTCAATTGAAAGTGACTTGAAAAccttttattcataaaaatataaataacttgAAAACCTTTTAGTATGCGTTCACACACACATCTTTGGCCCCacctcaacttttttttttttaatacatgttGACAGTTGATAGATCGTGAACTATGTCTGACCAAaggcaatatttttttttattttttatttattttttataatcctagtttttaatttaatcacaaCACAAATGGTCAAAGATGCCACATGATAATGATTTGGAGTGATAAGTCTATGGTCTATGGACTATGGGGTGGTagtctttgtttattttttgtcacatttatcCTTTTTGTTAAAATACTAGAGCCCTTTAGCACTCTGCATTAGTACAGCCATCTCttctttttaactaaaatttagtAACTTTTTCTTATGTAGGTTTAGCACTCACATTGATGTAGCCAtctcatattttcaaatttcaattggaGTAATCCGTTATGTATTTCTCAGcaaatttcacaacaattgagtttacattttttattaattctcatAGACCCACTATTAATACTACTTTATTATgtaccattaacaacttgttacTTTAGACAATTGTGAAATCCATTGTGAATTATATTGCCTTACTTATTGTTCCACTttcttctcaaagaaaaaaaaagaacttagtGTTCCACTTTGTTGTGAGGTGTGGCCAATCTTGGTCATTGATTAGCCAAGCTTGGCTGTTGTGGTCGATCTTGCAAGTGAAAGGGTGGCTGATCTTGATTGTTGAATTTGGAGTGTGAGGCTATGATTAAAAAACAGAACAATGAAATGGTATTTAAATTgaatagagaattttttttttttttttgatccaGGTACTTGGGTTCCTATGGATGAAGATATGGTCTATGTGGATACTATTGAATTTCCGTTGgaagatgaataaaaaaagagcTTGATGTAggtaaatatgaaaaattgactagataaaatggaaaaataatttttctaactaattagttaattttttttttctgagccTTTGCTCAAAAATCAACTATTTCTTCCAATCCCAACTAGGGTGGCTCATGAAATTCCACATCAATCAAAAGGAGaagctccaaccaaacaaaaaagaaaaggaaagtgGGGAAGGTGTTACTAATGTACAACCATTAATTTTTGCCTAATTAATAAAGAACCAGAAGGAAGCTGGATTGAAACAGGGTCTGTACTGTTAAGGAACATTAATTATTACAGTGCACATTAAATTTAGTGTTGACCAAAAATAGATTATGCATGGCCATAGGAAACAGATACATGGGGATGAATCCGAGCCCAAGCGTGCAAGAGCCACAAATCCATACTGCTGCTCTttcaaagtcaaagtcaaaattataataaataagtaGTAATATACTAGTAGTACCTGTgtttcacaattcacatataacaatatattaaatcCGCATCTGTTAATGAATCAGATCTGGATATATAAAATTGTAGAGTTTGAATGAAGGAACAAGAAGGTTTTAGTGGCTTTTGCTTTTCTACTCAGCGCATATTGTATCTCATTGGTTCCCTTTCCACCAATGCCTGCAGATACAAATTCTAaatagaacaatttttttttcttgaaaaattttaaaaaaatggaaagaggTCACTTGTATTAATAGATCCTATTTGAATGTGACCATAATAGCTTCAATCAACTGAGAAACCAATGCCTAAGGGATGTTAAACAATATGAGGCCACGAGCGCTCttgttggaaatattttagtgaATAAACAATGTGGAACTCACACCAAAGATCAAGTGTTTGGAACACATCCACACCAAGTAGTGGACACACCAAGTGAACCAAGAATTCCATATGGGCTACTGGGAGAAGCTAGTCAGTTGTCGCGCTAGCACTTGGGTAGGGATATCAAGCAGCCATGGAGATATGAGGTCAAGTGAACTAGGGAAGTACTCTACGGGCTCACCTTTGGTGACATTATCACTTCTATATTTAGAAAACCCCTTGCTTTGCATAAAAAACACAGCCAATATTTTCCTCATAGtaaatatatatctaatataCAATAACAGGTTTAATAACAGGTTTAAGAGTTCAGAGAAATCTGGTGGGGAGGTACTCATTTAACCTCATGGGATAATTGTAGAACTCATCACTTCTAGAATCTCCATTCCTCCTATGGAAGGGAGTCAACCATGGAAGTCCTCTGTTATTAACTTCGTGCTTTGCATCAAGCGTGTTATCAAGCAGTGTCCCAACAAACATTGCCACAGTTGGCGGTGATGAGAATATTGTGTTAAAAATGTCGTTGAACtgcaacaattataaaaaaagaaaagaaaaaagaaaaatcagacaAACATGTAATAGAGTTGATGTATTGGCCAGCaaggatatatatttttttagatggACTTATCCTGTTCTCGTCTCATAACCAGGACAACTCGTTTGACAACATTCTtgaaaaaacattcaaacaaggGAACTATGAAGATAAATAACTAAAGAATTTCAGACATCGTGAGAAGTCAATGTAATCCTATTAAATCTACATGCAGAGAAATATCATTAGACTTCAATGCCAAGGCTGGTATTAAAGAGACTAGAATCATTGGT is a genomic window of Quercus lobata isolate SW786 chromosome 2, ValleyOak3.0 Primary Assembly, whole genome shotgun sequence containing:
- the LOC115974240 gene encoding probable disease resistance protein At4g33300 gives rise to the protein MGGVVDLFAGEITTELLKMLFSIARKSCLCKSSAEQLSSTLEQLRPMVYEIKMAGVELTPSRQTQLNSLYKTLEEGIDVTHKILASPRWNVYRNLQLSRKMDQIDKKVSSFLKIMVPMHVLADVHHLRADTAERFDKLEGSARRLEQRLGAMRMGGGGAGGWVIEEAMKRVEEEEERWGAESGFVSFGVGLELGKRRVKEMVLAERDEFRVVSICGIGGSGKTTLAREFCKDDLVRSYFCDRILFLTVSQSPNVDQLRAKIWGYIMGNENLDWNYMIPQYNLQYEGRIGTRPLVVLDDVWSLAVLEKLIFPGCKILVVSRFKFPSVTKATYEVELLTENEALSLFCHSAFGEKSMPLGSDENLVKQVVSECKGLPLALKVIGASLRDQSEMFWLGAKSRLSRGEPVSEPHENKLLERMAVSVKFLSKKVRECFLDLGAFPEDRKIPLEILINMWVELHDIDGEDAFAILVELSEKNLLTLVKEERTGDMYSSCFEIFVTQHDVLRDLALHLSNQGLINERPRLLMPRREKELPKEWGRNSDQPFNAQIVSIHTGEMNEMDWFRLDFPKAEVLILNFSSTEYFLPHFIDNMPRLRALIVINHGSSSAVLKNHSIFTNLPNLRSLWLEKVTIPPISKASILKKLSKISLVLCKVKNILGQSVELPQLFPCLSELTIDHCDDLFELPSTICGMYSLKSLSITNCHSLYQLPADLGKLKSLQTLRLYACPTLKMLSPGICELVRLKYLDIAQCVNLACLPESLGKLESLEKIDMSECSQIRNLPRSASSLQSLRRVVCDEEVSWLWRDMEKAMPDLHIKVTEKCFDMDWINE